In a genomic window of Pieris brassicae chromosome 7, ilPieBrab1.1, whole genome shotgun sequence:
- the LOC123711690 gene encoding cholinephosphotransferase 1 isoform X4 has product MQFYKERILNAAQLKRLSEHKYSCSSASLLDAWLQPWWCWLVSKTPLWLAPNLITILGLIINIVTTLILVWYSPDARQDPPRWAFALCALGVFVYQSLDAIDGKQARRTGSQSPLGELFDHGCDSISTVFIALGACIAVKLGEYPTWMFFQCFCAMTLFYCAHWQAYVTGTLKMGRIDVTEAQYTIICIHLISATLGADVWATQLPTINVSVNLLSNYFVVLLNIYLVFGYIKVIMRGGVGKNGSTVAGTSILTPVFPFSFVVVPAFIIFQKSESQVYQNHPALYILAFGMVAAKVTNRLVVAHMTKSEMDYYDWALVGPAMLFLNQYFKNALPEYYVLWLCFAWVVVELIRYCGQICMEICEHLKIHLFRISPASAAASAPASFSARHKQADRNVTSDSDMSESEDTAPLVNDNSIS; this is encoded by the exons ATGCAGTTTTATAAGGAGAGGATTCTCAACGCTGCTCAGTTAAAAAGACTAAGTGAACACAAATATTCTTGTAGCAGTGCCAGCTTACTCGATGCATGGCTCCAGCCATGGTGGTGCTGGCTGGTTTCTAAAACGCCACTATGGCTTGCACCGAATCTCATCACTATATtaggtttaattataaatatagttactACTCTCATTCTGGTTTG GTACAGTCCAGATGCAAGACAAGATCCACCAAGATGGGCATTTGCCTTATGTGCTTTAGGAGTTTTTGTATATCAGAGTCTTGATGCTATTGATGGTAAGCAGGCAAGAAGGACAGGAAGCCAGTCCCCTCTTGGAGAGCTATTTGATCATGGCTGTGACAGTATATCTACTGTGTTTATTGCTCTTGGAGCTTGTATTGCTGTTAAGCTTGGAGAGTATCCCACATGGATGTTTTTCCAG TGTTTTTGCGCAATGACGCTGTTCTACTGCGCTCACTGGCAAGCCTACGTCACGGGCACCCTCAAAATGGGTCGCATTGACGTGACTGAAGCGCAGTACACGATTATCTGTATACACCTCATATCTGCCACGCTCGGCGCCGACGTCTGGGCAACTCAG CTTCCGACGATTAACGTCAGCGTTAACCTGCTGTCTAATTACTTCGTCGTGCTCCTCAACATATACCTGGTCTTCGGATACATTAAGGTCATAATGCGCGGCGGAGTTGGGAAAAACGGCTCTACGGTCGCA GGCACCAGTATCCTGACGCCAGTATTTCCCTTCTCGTTCGTGGTGGTCCCGGCGTTCATAATCTTCCAGAAGAGTGAGTCGCAGGTGTATCAGAACCACCCGGCGCTCTATATCTTGGCGTTCGGAATGGTCGCCGCCAAAGTCACGAATCGACTCGTC GTGGCCCACATGACCAAAAGCGAGATGGACTACTACGATTGGGCCCTGGTGGGTCCCGCGATGCTCTTCCTCAACCAGTACTTCAAGAACGCGTTGCCGGAGTACTACGTGCTCTGGCTGTGCTTC GCCTGGGTGGTGGTGGAGTTGATACGATACTGCGGGCAAATATGCATGGAGATCTGCGAGCACCTCAAAATCCACTTATTCCGTATCTCGCCCGCGTCCGCCGCCGCGTCCGCCCCCGCTTCCTTCTCCGCTCGCCACAAGCAAGCGGACAGAAACG TGACGAGTGACAGTGACATGTCGGAGAGCGAAGACACCGCGCCTCTAGTAAACGATAATAGTATTAGTTAA
- the LOC123711690 gene encoding cholinephosphotransferase 1 isoform X1: MQFYKERILNAAQLKRLSEHKYSCSSASLLDAWLQPWWCWLVSKTPLWLAPNLITILGLIINIVTTLILVWYSPDARQDPPRWAFALCALGVFVYQSLDAIDGKQARRTGSQSPLGELFDHGCDSISTVFIALGACIAVKLGEYPTWMFFQCFCAMTLFYCAHWQAYVTGTLKMGRIDVTEAQYTIICIHLISATLGADVWATQVGSLEMRYSLGGAAVIGAVMTLGSLAAALVAGGVGKNGSTVALPTINVSVNLLSNYFVVLLNIYLVFGYIKVIMRGGVGKNGSTVAGTSILTPVFPFSFVVVPAFIIFQKSESQVYQNHPALYILAFGMVAAKVTNRLVVAHMTKSEMDYYDWALVGPAMLFLNQYFKNALPEYYVLWLCFAWVVVELIRYCGQICMEICEHLKIHLFRISPASAAASAPASFSARHKQADRNVTSDSDMSESEDTAPLVNDNSIS, translated from the exons ATGCAGTTTTATAAGGAGAGGATTCTCAACGCTGCTCAGTTAAAAAGACTAAGTGAACACAAATATTCTTGTAGCAGTGCCAGCTTACTCGATGCATGGCTCCAGCCATGGTGGTGCTGGCTGGTTTCTAAAACGCCACTATGGCTTGCACCGAATCTCATCACTATATtaggtttaattataaatatagttactACTCTCATTCTGGTTTG GTACAGTCCAGATGCAAGACAAGATCCACCAAGATGGGCATTTGCCTTATGTGCTTTAGGAGTTTTTGTATATCAGAGTCTTGATGCTATTGATGGTAAGCAGGCAAGAAGGACAGGAAGCCAGTCCCCTCTTGGAGAGCTATTTGATCATGGCTGTGACAGTATATCTACTGTGTTTATTGCTCTTGGAGCTTGTATTGCTGTTAAGCTTGGAGAGTATCCCACATGGATGTTTTTCCAG TGTTTTTGCGCAATGACGCTGTTCTACTGCGCTCACTGGCAAGCCTACGTCACGGGCACCCTCAAAATGGGTCGCATTGACGTGACTGAAGCGCAGTACACGATTATCTGTATACACCTCATATCTGCCACGCTCGGCGCCGACGTCTGGGCAACTCAG GTGGGCTCGCTGGAGATGCGGTACTCGCTGGGTGGCGCCGCGGTGATCGGCGCCGTGATGACGCTGGGATCCCTCGCCGCCGCCCTTGTCGCCGGCGGCGTCGGAAAGAATGGCTCCACAGTCGCC CTTCCGACGATTAACGTCAGCGTTAACCTGCTGTCTAATTACTTCGTCGTGCTCCTCAACATATACCTGGTCTTCGGATACATTAAGGTCATAATGCGCGGCGGAGTTGGGAAAAACGGCTCTACGGTCGCA GGCACCAGTATCCTGACGCCAGTATTTCCCTTCTCGTTCGTGGTGGTCCCGGCGTTCATAATCTTCCAGAAGAGTGAGTCGCAGGTGTATCAGAACCACCCGGCGCTCTATATCTTGGCGTTCGGAATGGTCGCCGCCAAAGTCACGAATCGACTCGTC GTGGCCCACATGACCAAAAGCGAGATGGACTACTACGATTGGGCCCTGGTGGGTCCCGCGATGCTCTTCCTCAACCAGTACTTCAAGAACGCGTTGCCGGAGTACTACGTGCTCTGGCTGTGCTTC GCCTGGGTGGTGGTGGAGTTGATACGATACTGCGGGCAAATATGCATGGAGATCTGCGAGCACCTCAAAATCCACTTATTCCGTATCTCGCCCGCGTCCGCCGCCGCGTCCGCCCCCGCTTCCTTCTCCGCTCGCCACAAGCAAGCGGACAGAAACG TGACGAGTGACAGTGACATGTCGGAGAGCGAAGACACCGCGCCTCTAGTAAACGATAATAGTATTAGTTAA
- the LOC123711690 gene encoding cholinephosphotransferase 1 isoform X5: MQFYKERILNAAQLKRLSEHKYSCSSASLLDAWLQPWWCWLVSKTPLWLAPNLITILGLIINIVTTLILVWYSPDARQDPPRWAFALCALGVFVYQSLDAIDGKQARRTGSQSPLGELFDHGCDSISTVFIALGACIAVKLGEYPTWMFFQCFCAMTLFYCAHWQAYVTGTLKMGRIDVTEAQYTIICIHLISATLGADVWATQVGSLEMRYSLGGAAVIGAVMTLGSLAAALVAGGVGKNGSTVAGTSILTPVFPFSFVVVPAFIIFQKSESQVYQNHPALYILAFGMVAAKVTNRLVVAHMTKSEMDYYDWALVGPAMLFLNQYFKNALPEYYVLWLCFAWVVVELIRYCGQICMEICEHLKIHLFRISPASAAASAPASFSARHKQADRNVTSDSDMSESEDTAPLVNDNSIS; this comes from the exons ATGCAGTTTTATAAGGAGAGGATTCTCAACGCTGCTCAGTTAAAAAGACTAAGTGAACACAAATATTCTTGTAGCAGTGCCAGCTTACTCGATGCATGGCTCCAGCCATGGTGGTGCTGGCTGGTTTCTAAAACGCCACTATGGCTTGCACCGAATCTCATCACTATATtaggtttaattataaatatagttactACTCTCATTCTGGTTTG GTACAGTCCAGATGCAAGACAAGATCCACCAAGATGGGCATTTGCCTTATGTGCTTTAGGAGTTTTTGTATATCAGAGTCTTGATGCTATTGATGGTAAGCAGGCAAGAAGGACAGGAAGCCAGTCCCCTCTTGGAGAGCTATTTGATCATGGCTGTGACAGTATATCTACTGTGTTTATTGCTCTTGGAGCTTGTATTGCTGTTAAGCTTGGAGAGTATCCCACATGGATGTTTTTCCAG TGTTTTTGCGCAATGACGCTGTTCTACTGCGCTCACTGGCAAGCCTACGTCACGGGCACCCTCAAAATGGGTCGCATTGACGTGACTGAAGCGCAGTACACGATTATCTGTATACACCTCATATCTGCCACGCTCGGCGCCGACGTCTGGGCAACTCAG GTGGGCTCGCTGGAGATGCGGTACTCGCTGGGTGGCGCCGCGGTGATCGGCGCCGTGATGACGCTGGGATCCCTCGCCGCCGCCCTTGTCGCCGGCGGCGTCGGAAAGAATGGCTCCACAGTCGCC GGCACCAGTATCCTGACGCCAGTATTTCCCTTCTCGTTCGTGGTGGTCCCGGCGTTCATAATCTTCCAGAAGAGTGAGTCGCAGGTGTATCAGAACCACCCGGCGCTCTATATCTTGGCGTTCGGAATGGTCGCCGCCAAAGTCACGAATCGACTCGTC GTGGCCCACATGACCAAAAGCGAGATGGACTACTACGATTGGGCCCTGGTGGGTCCCGCGATGCTCTTCCTCAACCAGTACTTCAAGAACGCGTTGCCGGAGTACTACGTGCTCTGGCTGTGCTTC GCCTGGGTGGTGGTGGAGTTGATACGATACTGCGGGCAAATATGCATGGAGATCTGCGAGCACCTCAAAATCCACTTATTCCGTATCTCGCCCGCGTCCGCCGCCGCGTCCGCCCCCGCTTCCTTCTCCGCTCGCCACAAGCAAGCGGACAGAAACG TGACGAGTGACAGTGACATGTCGGAGAGCGAAGACACCGCGCCTCTAGTAAACGATAATAGTATTAGTTAA
- the LOC123711690 gene encoding cholinephosphotransferase 1 isoform X2, whose amino-acid sequence MQFYKERILNAAQLKRLSEHKYSCSSASLLDAWLQPWWCWLVSKTPLWLAPNLITILGLIINIVTTLILVWYSPDARQDPPRWAFALCALGVFVYQSLDAIDGKQARRTGSQSPLGELFDHGCDSISTVFIALGACIAVKLGEYPTWMFFQCFCAMTLFYCAHWQAYVTGTLKMGRIDVTEAQYTIICIHLISATLGADVWATQVGSLEMRYSLGGAAVIGAVMTLGSLAAALVAGGVGKNGSTVALPTINVSVNLLSNYFVVLLNIYLVFGYIKVIMRGGVGKNGSTVAGTSILTPVFPFSFVVVPAFIIFQKSESQVYQNHPALYILAFGMVAAKVTNRLVVAHMTKSEMDYYDWALVGPAMLFLNQYFKNALPEYYVLWLCFAWVVVELIRYCGQICMEICEHLKIHLFRISPASAAASAPASFSARHKQADRNDRELKSGSYHVHIGDAER is encoded by the exons ATGCAGTTTTATAAGGAGAGGATTCTCAACGCTGCTCAGTTAAAAAGACTAAGTGAACACAAATATTCTTGTAGCAGTGCCAGCTTACTCGATGCATGGCTCCAGCCATGGTGGTGCTGGCTGGTTTCTAAAACGCCACTATGGCTTGCACCGAATCTCATCACTATATtaggtttaattataaatatagttactACTCTCATTCTGGTTTG GTACAGTCCAGATGCAAGACAAGATCCACCAAGATGGGCATTTGCCTTATGTGCTTTAGGAGTTTTTGTATATCAGAGTCTTGATGCTATTGATGGTAAGCAGGCAAGAAGGACAGGAAGCCAGTCCCCTCTTGGAGAGCTATTTGATCATGGCTGTGACAGTATATCTACTGTGTTTATTGCTCTTGGAGCTTGTATTGCTGTTAAGCTTGGAGAGTATCCCACATGGATGTTTTTCCAG TGTTTTTGCGCAATGACGCTGTTCTACTGCGCTCACTGGCAAGCCTACGTCACGGGCACCCTCAAAATGGGTCGCATTGACGTGACTGAAGCGCAGTACACGATTATCTGTATACACCTCATATCTGCCACGCTCGGCGCCGACGTCTGGGCAACTCAG GTGGGCTCGCTGGAGATGCGGTACTCGCTGGGTGGCGCCGCGGTGATCGGCGCCGTGATGACGCTGGGATCCCTCGCCGCCGCCCTTGTCGCCGGCGGCGTCGGAAAGAATGGCTCCACAGTCGCC CTTCCGACGATTAACGTCAGCGTTAACCTGCTGTCTAATTACTTCGTCGTGCTCCTCAACATATACCTGGTCTTCGGATACATTAAGGTCATAATGCGCGGCGGAGTTGGGAAAAACGGCTCTACGGTCGCA GGCACCAGTATCCTGACGCCAGTATTTCCCTTCTCGTTCGTGGTGGTCCCGGCGTTCATAATCTTCCAGAAGAGTGAGTCGCAGGTGTATCAGAACCACCCGGCGCTCTATATCTTGGCGTTCGGAATGGTCGCCGCCAAAGTCACGAATCGACTCGTC GTGGCCCACATGACCAAAAGCGAGATGGACTACTACGATTGGGCCCTGGTGGGTCCCGCGATGCTCTTCCTCAACCAGTACTTCAAGAACGCGTTGCCGGAGTACTACGTGCTCTGGCTGTGCTTC GCCTGGGTGGTGGTGGAGTTGATACGATACTGCGGGCAAATATGCATGGAGATCTGCGAGCACCTCAAAATCCACTTATTCCGTATCTCGCCCGCGTCCGCCGCCGCGTCCGCCCCCGCTTCCTTCTCCGCTCGCCACAAGCAAGCGGACAGAAACG ATCGCGAACTCAAATCCGGTAGCTATCACGTACACATAGGGGACGCCGAGCGGTGA
- the LOC123711690 gene encoding cholinephosphotransferase 1 isoform X3, with the protein MQFYKERILNAAQLKRLSEHKYSCSSASLLDAWLQPWWCWLVSKTPLWLAPNLITILGLIINIVTTLILVWYSPDARQDPPRWAFALCALGVFVYQSLDAIDGKQARRTGSQSPLGELFDHGCDSISTVFIALGACIAVKLGEYPTWMFFQCFCAMTLFYCAHWQAYVTGTLKMGRIDVTEAQYTIICIHLISATLGADVWATQVGSLEMRYSLGGAAVIGAVMTLGSLAAALVAGGVGKNGSTVALPTINVSVNLLSNYFVVLLNIYLVFGYIKVIMRGGVGKNGSTVAGTSILTPVFPFSFVVVPAFIIFQKSESQVYQNHPALYILAFGMVAAKVTNRLVVAHMTKSEMDYYDWALVGPAMLFLNQYFKNALPEYYVLWLCFAWVVVELIRYCGQICMEICEHLKIHLFRISPASAAASAPASFSARHKQADRNGTNRRSAPTTRYS; encoded by the exons ATGCAGTTTTATAAGGAGAGGATTCTCAACGCTGCTCAGTTAAAAAGACTAAGTGAACACAAATATTCTTGTAGCAGTGCCAGCTTACTCGATGCATGGCTCCAGCCATGGTGGTGCTGGCTGGTTTCTAAAACGCCACTATGGCTTGCACCGAATCTCATCACTATATtaggtttaattataaatatagttactACTCTCATTCTGGTTTG GTACAGTCCAGATGCAAGACAAGATCCACCAAGATGGGCATTTGCCTTATGTGCTTTAGGAGTTTTTGTATATCAGAGTCTTGATGCTATTGATGGTAAGCAGGCAAGAAGGACAGGAAGCCAGTCCCCTCTTGGAGAGCTATTTGATCATGGCTGTGACAGTATATCTACTGTGTTTATTGCTCTTGGAGCTTGTATTGCTGTTAAGCTTGGAGAGTATCCCACATGGATGTTTTTCCAG TGTTTTTGCGCAATGACGCTGTTCTACTGCGCTCACTGGCAAGCCTACGTCACGGGCACCCTCAAAATGGGTCGCATTGACGTGACTGAAGCGCAGTACACGATTATCTGTATACACCTCATATCTGCCACGCTCGGCGCCGACGTCTGGGCAACTCAG GTGGGCTCGCTGGAGATGCGGTACTCGCTGGGTGGCGCCGCGGTGATCGGCGCCGTGATGACGCTGGGATCCCTCGCCGCCGCCCTTGTCGCCGGCGGCGTCGGAAAGAATGGCTCCACAGTCGCC CTTCCGACGATTAACGTCAGCGTTAACCTGCTGTCTAATTACTTCGTCGTGCTCCTCAACATATACCTGGTCTTCGGATACATTAAGGTCATAATGCGCGGCGGAGTTGGGAAAAACGGCTCTACGGTCGCA GGCACCAGTATCCTGACGCCAGTATTTCCCTTCTCGTTCGTGGTGGTCCCGGCGTTCATAATCTTCCAGAAGAGTGAGTCGCAGGTGTATCAGAACCACCCGGCGCTCTATATCTTGGCGTTCGGAATGGTCGCCGCCAAAGTCACGAATCGACTCGTC GTGGCCCACATGACCAAAAGCGAGATGGACTACTACGATTGGGCCCTGGTGGGTCCCGCGATGCTCTTCCTCAACCAGTACTTCAAGAACGCGTTGCCGGAGTACTACGTGCTCTGGCTGTGCTTC GCCTGGGTGGTGGTGGAGTTGATACGATACTGCGGGCAAATATGCATGGAGATCTGCGAGCACCTCAAAATCCACTTATTCCGTATCTCGCCCGCGTCCGCCGCCGCGTCCGCCCCCGCTTCCTTCTCCGCTCGCCACAAGCAAGCGGACAGAAACGGTACGAACCGGCGGTCCGCTCCCACGACGCGATATTCTTAA